From the Elusimicrobiota bacterium genome, one window contains:
- a CDS encoding metal-dependent hydrolase translates to MNPITHFMTGWVLANGARLDRRDRAIVTLAGIIPDIDGAGIIPEFLTRHASQPLTWGSDYHHCLHTLPFAVLVSAAGFASAKRRPLTAALAWLSFHLHLFEDILGSRGPDGYQWPIPYLAPFSQAWALTWKHQWQLDAWPNIVLTAVLLAATLYLAWKRGYSPAEMVSTRADQAFIAALRNRFQPRRAGPTLH, encoded by the coding sequence ATGAACCCCATCACCCACTTCATGACCGGCTGGGTCCTGGCCAACGGCGCCCGGCTCGACCGCCGCGACCGCGCCATCGTGACCTTGGCCGGGATCATCCCCGACATCGACGGGGCCGGCATCATCCCCGAGTTCCTCACCCGCCATGCAAGCCAGCCCCTGACCTGGGGCTCGGACTACCACCATTGCCTCCATACCCTCCCTTTCGCCGTCCTCGTGAGCGCGGCCGGCTTCGCATCCGCGAAGCGCCGGCCCTTGACCGCGGCCCTGGCCTGGCTCAGCTTCCACCTGCACCTCTTCGAGGACATCCTCGGCTCCCGAGGGCCGGACGGCTACCAATGGCCCATCCCCTACCTGGCCCCTTTCTCGCAGGCCTGGGCTCTGACCTGGAAGCATCAGTGGCAGCTCGATGCCTGGCCGAACATCGTGCTCACCGCGGTCCTGCTGGCGGCGACGCTCTACCTGGCCTGGAAGCGCGGCTACTCTCCGGCTGAGATGGTCTCGACCAGAGCGGACCAAGCCTTCATCGCCGCTCTGCGCAACAGGTTCCAGCCGAGACGAGCTGGTCCGACGCTGCACTGA
- a CDS encoding tetratricopeptide repeat protein, with protein sequence MFKKDLKLQSSAEKGDPLAQIALASAYLYGQGGFARNPVEAIAWFRKAAEQGNAKAQIRLGAIYCLGQVIPKDYKEAAAWFRKAAEQGSAYAQCYLGGMYYKGQGVVQDHKEAVVWFRKAAQRGNVEAQAALGLMCYKGQGVVQDHKEAAVWFRKAAQRGNVEAQAALGLMYYKGQGVVQDHEQTAVWFRKAAEQGHAMAQFQLGNAYHAGKGVKKDPVEAVKWWSRAAEQGYAQAQDKLDDIEDLKTGDHSGAGGGSGPSEAPVPQLDASPAQANVGMDSSSVVEGRSRAVEMEPPDWDGYKVQCAACGHRAAVPEGIRNQVGSPKNVGGVRQSLATAKCLNCGREEVRLVGPFPKPPVEDPGNQGHVNF encoded by the coding sequence TTGTTCAAGAAGGACCTGAAATTACAGTCTTCTGCTGAGAAAGGCGACCCCCTCGCACAGATAGCCCTCGCCAGCGCTTACCTCTATGGTCAGGGCGGCTTTGCCAGGAACCCGGTCGAGGCCATCGCTTGGTTCCGCAAAGCCGCGGAGCAGGGAAACGCCAAGGCTCAAATCCGCCTTGGGGCGATCTATTGCCTGGGACAAGTCATTCCGAAGGATTACAAAGAGGCCGCCGCTTGGTTCCGCAAAGCCGCTGAGCAGGGCAGTGCCTACGCGCAATGCTATCTTGGAGGCATGTACTACAAAGGCCAAGGCGTAGTCCAAGATCATAAAGAGGCCGTTGTGTGGTTCCGCAAGGCCGCGCAGCGGGGCAATGTCGAGGCTCAAGCTGCTCTTGGGTTGATGTGCTACAAAGGCCAAGGCGTCGTCCAAGATCATAAAGAGGCCGCTGTGTGGTTCCGCAAGGCCGCGCAGCGGGGCAATGTCGAGGCTCAAGCCGCCCTTGGGTTGATGTACTACAAGGGTCAGGGCGTCGTCCAAGATCATGAGCAGACCGCTGTGTGGTTCCGCAAAGCCGCAGAGCAGGGCCATGCTATGGCGCAGTTCCAACTGGGAAACGCCTATCATGCGGGCAAGGGCGTAAAGAAGGATCCTGTTGAGGCCGTAAAATGGTGGAGCAGGGCGGCGGAGCAGGGCTATGCCCAGGCGCAGGATAAACTCGACGACATAGAGGACCTCAAGACAGGCGACCACTCCGGGGCTGGCGGCGGGTCCGGCCCAAGTGAAGCCCCCGTCCCTCAGCTTGACGCTTCCCCGGCGCAAGCCAACGTGGGAATGGATAGCAGCAGTGTTGTGGAAGGCCGCAGCAGGGCTGTTGAGATGGAACCCCCGGATTGGGATGGATACAAAGTGCAGTGTGCGGCGTGCGGTCACAGAGCCGCTGTGCCTGAGGGAATCCGCAACCAGGTGGGGAGCCCCAAAAATGTCGGTGGTGTTCGGCAATCCTTGGCAACAGCGAAGTGCCTCAACTGTGGAAGGGAAGAAGTCCGACTGGTCGGTCCTTTTCCCAAACCACCTGTCGAAGACCCCGGGAACCAGGGTCATGTCAATTTCTGA